A section of the Paracoccaceae bacterium genome encodes:
- a CDS encoding SseB family protein has product MSETPLDQAHLAAEADPDQRLRFFDRLAGAELFLLLERDEPKVFELSDGPIVLAFDTEARLAEFAPAGAERAEITGRSMVAMLAGQGVGLGLNLSVAPSSQILGPDALDWLAGMLDQGPAEVSGRPKALRAPGRAPEALLRALDEKLSAAAGLADAAYLAEADWDNGASGHLLAVIGAPDGARNALTRAVGEALVFSGIEAGAVDVSFHHPGDPVVATLERVGLRFDLPQLGLVPTMPGRDPSRPPKLR; this is encoded by the coding sequence ATGAGCGAGACCCCCCTCGATCAGGCGCATCTGGCGGCCGAGGCGGACCCGGATCAGCGGTTGCGATTCTTCGACCGGCTGGCGGGGGCGGAGTTGTTTTTGCTGTTGGAGCGTGATGAACCGAAGGTGTTCGAGCTGTCCGACGGGCCTATTGTGCTGGCCTTCGATACCGAGGCCCGGCTTGCCGAATTCGCCCCGGCAGGCGCTGAGCGGGCCGAGATCACCGGGCGTTCGATGGTGGCGATGCTGGCCGGGCAGGGCGTCGGGCTGGGTCTGAACCTGAGCGTCGCACCCTCGTCCCAGATCCTTGGGCCGGACGCGCTCGACTGGCTGGCGGGGATGCTGGACCAAGGCCCGGCGGAGGTGTCGGGCAGGCCCAAAGCATTGCGCGCGCCGGGCCGTGCACCCGAGGCGCTATTGCGCGCGCTGGATGAGAAACTGTCCGCTGCCGCTGGGCTGGCCGATGCGGCCTATCTGGCCGAAGCGGATTGGGACAATGGGGCGTCGGGCCACCTGCTGGCGGTTATCGGTGCGCCCGATGGCGCGCGCAACGCCCTGACGCGGGCGGTGGGTGAAGCGCTGGTGTTTTCGGGGATCGAAGCCGGCGCCGTGGATGTGAGTTTCCATCACCCGGGCGACCCGGTCGTTGCGACGCTGGAGCGTGTGGGATTGCGCTTTGATCTGCCGCAGTTGGGGTTGGTGCCAACGATGCCGGGCCGCGATCCGTCGCGGCCACCGAAGTTGCGTTAA
- a CDS encoding IS630 family transposase (programmed frameshift), with protein MSAPLPSALRIRFQRYIEEGLSGRAAALRLKLSPATGARWARQVRMKGHAEPARQGPPRGKGKLAPHREFFEELIAQDPDITLFELRNALADAEGVRVHHSSIANLLSRLGFTYKKSLVATERRRAKVRQQRADWFRYRSPAIATFPERVVFIDETAVKTNLTRLRGRAKRGKRLTMDAPFGSWGTQTLIAGLTQGALIAPWVIKGAIDGPAFAAYIREVLVPEINPGTVVILDNLATHRNKEATQALRNHGCWFLYLPPYSPDLNPIEQAFSKLKAHLRRIGVRSFTQVFEAIGAICDLYDPVECWNYFKAAGYVSG; from the exons ATGTCAGCACCTTTGCCATCTGCGCTTCGGATACGGTTTCAGAGATACATTGAAGAAGGGTTGAGCGGGCGCGCGGCGGCGTTGCGGTTGAAGCTGTCGCCTGCCACAGGCGCGCGGTGGGCGCGTCAGGTGAGGATGAAGGGTCATGCGGAACCTGCCCGGCAGGGACCGCCGCGCGGCAAGGGAAAGCTGGCTCCGCATCGGGAATTCTTTGAGGAGTTGATCGCACAAGACCCTGACATCACGCTCTTTGAGTTGCGTAATGCGCTGGCCGATGCAGAGGGTGTGCGGGTGCATCACTCCTCCATCGCCAACCTTCTGTCCCGGCTCGGCTTCACGTAC AAAAAGTCGCTGGTCGCAACCGAGCGCCGCCGCGCCAAGGTAAGGCAGCAACGGGCCGACTGGTTCAGATACCGCTCGCCAGCCATTGCGACCTTTCCTGAGCGCGTTGTCTTTATTGACGAAACCGCAGTGAAGACAAACCTCACGCGCCTACGCGGCAGAGCCAAGCGCGGTAAGCGCCTGACGATGGATGCGCCCTTCGGAAGCTGGGGAACCCAAACCTTGATCGCGGGCCTGACCCAAGGCGCGCTGATCGCACCTTGGGTCATCAAGGGAGCGATAGATGGCCCCGCCTTCGCGGCCTACATCCGCGAAGTGCTGGTCCCCGAGATCAACCCCGGCACTGTCGTCATTCTCGACAACCTGGCAACCCACCGGAATAAGGAGGCGACGCAGGCTTTACGCAATCACGGCTGCTGGTTCCTTTACCTGCCACCGTACTCGCCCGACCTGAATCCCATCGAGCAGGCCTTCTCTAAACTGAAAGCCCATTTGCGACGGATCGGGGTCAGGTCCTTTACCCAGGTCTTCGAAGCAATCGGAGCAATCTGCGATCTCTACGACCCAGTAGAATGCTGGAACTACTTTAAGGCCGCCGGATATGTCTCAGGTTAA
- a CDS encoding helix-turn-helix domain-containing protein, with protein MKQSTPLLPVEKAASTFAALGSEQRLSVLRTLERAGPDGLTIGTLGTRSGVSGSTLTHHMKILSAAGLVNQVRDGRQIICIAADYSEMEALAAYLLSECCADSEDPHAQHGANEGHGA; from the coding sequence ATGAAACAAAGCACCCCCCTTCTGCCGGTCGAGAAAGCCGCATCGACATTTGCGGCCCTCGGCTCGGAACAACGGCTGAGCGTGCTGCGCACACTGGAGCGCGCCGGGCCGGACGGGCTGACCATCGGGACGCTGGGCACGCGGAGCGGTGTTTCCGGTTCGACCCTGACGCATCACATGAAAATCCTCAGCGCCGCCGGGCTGGTCAACCAGGTCCGTGACGGGCGGCAGATCATCTGCATCGCCGCCGATTATTCTGAGATGGAAGCCCTCGCTGCATATCTCCTCAGCGAATGCTGCGCCGATAGCGAAGACCCACATGCGCAGCACGGGGCAAACGAAGGACACGGCGCATGA
- the mrdA gene encoding penicillin-binding protein 2: protein MKRTPRDAEYSAKLITRRGLVLGGVQLGILGVLGTRMHQLQVKQASEYRLLADENRINLHLLAPARGLIYDRNGVVIADNEQNYRIAIVREVAGDVDAVVERLRRIVRLDPDELARAVAEVKRRSPFVPVTLADQLSWDDIAEVAVNAPALPGITPEVGLSRSYPMGSDFAHVLGYVGAVSDYDLSRIDDKDPLLQIPKFQIGKVGVERKMEAALRGGAGSRQIEVNANGRVMRKLERKEGDPGADVQLTLDHGLQNFAMARMQYESAAAVVMEVDTGDILAITSTPSFDPNKFVHGISSADYRTLTESIYRPLADKSVQGTYPPGSTFKMMVALAGLEHGIIQPNDTTRCRGFTTLGKRKFHCWKRGGHGNVDLETSLRRSCDVYYYELARKVGIDKIAEMARRFGFDDAFNLPMSAVSRGIMPDKTWLAQRYSEDWRVGDTLNAAIGQGYVLATPLQLAVMAARIANGTGVEPRLVKSVDSVEVPLEPALSLRVNENHLRLVRDGMFGVVNRAGGTAGRSRVALPEFTMAGKTGTSQVRSISAAERAQGVTRNADLPWERRDHALFVSYAPYENPKYAVSVVVEHGGGGSVAAAPIARDLMLYALYGGMPQLEAYPSNQQREAGERLNALPLRQRQTGKPASSRA from the coding sequence ATGAAACGCACGCCCCGCGATGCCGAGTACAGCGCCAAGCTGATCACCCGCCGGGGTCTGGTTCTGGGCGGCGTGCAATTGGGCATACTGGGAGTTCTTGGCACGCGCATGCATCAGTTGCAGGTCAAGCAGGCCTCGGAATATCGCCTTCTGGCCGATGAAAACCGCATCAACCTGCACCTGCTCGCCCCGGCGCGCGGGCTGATCTATGACCGCAACGGCGTGGTGATCGCGGACAATGAACAGAATTACCGCATCGCAATCGTGCGCGAGGTTGCCGGTGATGTGGACGCGGTCGTCGAACGCCTGCGCCGCATCGTCCGCCTTGACCCGGACGAGTTGGCGCGCGCGGTGGCCGAGGTCAAGCGACGCTCTCCCTTCGTGCCGGTGACACTGGCCGATCAGCTTAGCTGGGATGACATCGCCGAGGTTGCGGTCAACGCACCCGCCCTGCCCGGTATCACGCCCGAGGTTGGTCTGTCGCGCAGCTACCCGATGGGCAGCGATTTTGCGCATGTGCTGGGGTATGTTGGTGCGGTCAGCGACTATGATCTAAGCCGCATCGACGACAAGGACCCGCTGTTGCAGATCCCGAAATTTCAGATCGGCAAGGTCGGGGTCGAGCGCAAGATGGAGGCCGCCCTGCGCGGCGGTGCAGGCAGCCGCCAGATCGAGGTCAACGCCAACGGCCGCGTCATGCGCAAGCTTGAGCGCAAGGAAGGCGACCCCGGCGCGGATGTGCAACTGACGCTCGATCACGGGCTCCAGAATTTCGCCATGGCCCGGATGCAGTACGAAAGCGCCGCCGCCGTGGTGATGGAGGTGGACACCGGCGATATCCTGGCCATCACCTCGACCCCTTCGTTCGACCCAAACAAATTCGTCCACGGCATCTCCAGCGCCGATTATCGCACCCTGACGGAAAGCATTTACCGCCCGCTGGCGGATAAGTCGGTGCAGGGTACTTACCCGCCGGGATCAACCTTCAAGATGATGGTTGCGCTGGCGGGGTTGGAACATGGGATCATCCAGCCGAACGACACCACGCGCTGCCGCGGGTTCACCACGCTGGGCAAACGCAAATTCCACTGCTGGAAGCGGGGCGGCCATGGCAATGTCGATCTGGAAACCAGCCTGCGCCGGTCCTGTGACGTCTATTATTACGAGCTTGCCCGAAAGGTCGGCATCGACAAGATCGCGGAAATGGCGCGTCGGTTCGGCTTTGACGACGCCTTCAACCTGCCGATGTCTGCCGTCAGCCGCGGCATCATGCCCGACAAGACCTGGCTGGCGCAGCGCTATAGCGAAGACTGGCGCGTCGGTGACACGCTGAACGCGGCCATCGGGCAAGGCTATGTGCTGGCCACACCGCTGCAACTGGCGGTGATGGCAGCGCGGATTGCCAATGGAACGGGGGTAGAACCCCGGCTGGTGAAATCCGTCGACTCGGTCGAGGTTCCGCTGGAACCGGCCCTGTCGCTGCGGGTCAATGAAAACCACCTGCGGCTGGTGCGTGACGGAATGTTCGGCGTCGTCAATCGCGCAGGCGGGACGGCAGGTCGGTCGCGGGTGGCGCTGCCGGAATTCACGATGGCCGGAAAAACGGGCACCAGCCAGGTCCGCAGCATTTCGGCCGCCGAACGCGCCCAGGGCGTTACCCGCAACGCCGATCTGCCGTGGGAACGCCGTGACCACGCGCTGTTCGTCAGTTACGCCCCATACGAAAACCCGAAATACGCCGTCTCGGTCGTGGTCGAACATGGCGGCGGAGGCTCGGTCGCCGCCGCGCCCATCGCGCGCGATCTGATGCTTTATGCGCTTTATGGCGGCATGCCCCAGTTAGAGGCTTATCCCAGCAACCAACAGCGCGAAGCGGGCGAACGCCTGAACGCCCTGCCACTGCGCCAGCGCCAGACCGGCAAACCGGCAAGCTCTCGCGCATGA
- a CDS encoding permease yields the protein MTDATHDQQGRSWMPDKAWLASAILVLLVAIFDWPQVGPMLGFAARVFVGTLPFIAFAVLAVAYLKASGAEALLARAFEGRETRMIVLAAMLGGLSPFCSCEVIPFIAAMLAVGAPLSAVMAFWLASPLMDPAMFAITAGTLGTGFATAKTLAAVALGLGGAFVVKAFASSPVFADPLRARPAAKGCGCGPSPFSGQTNWRFWAEGDRRDTFRDTALENALFLTKWLVLAYLIEALMLHYVPADWIAGVLGGSGVFPIILGALVGAPAYLNGYAAVPLVDALLAQGMSNGAAMSFVIAGGVSCIPAAIAVWALVKPRVFVAYIGLAMVGAVLAGMAWNAVA from the coding sequence ATGACCGACGCGACGCACGACCAACAGGGCCGCAGCTGGATGCCCGACAAAGCATGGCTGGCCAGTGCCATTCTGGTCCTTCTGGTGGCCATCTTCGACTGGCCTCAGGTCGGCCCGATGCTGGGTTTCGCCGCCCGCGTCTTCGTGGGCACATTGCCGTTCATCGCCTTCGCAGTGCTTGCCGTCGCCTACCTCAAGGCCAGCGGTGCCGAGGCGCTGTTGGCCCGCGCCTTCGAAGGGCGCGAGACACGCATGATCGTCCTTGCGGCAATGCTGGGCGGGTTGTCGCCGTTCTGTTCGTGTGAGGTGATCCCCTTCATCGCCGCCATGCTGGCGGTTGGTGCTCCGCTTAGCGCGGTCATGGCATTCTGGCTGGCCTCACCCCTGATGGATCCGGCGATGTTCGCGATCACTGCCGGAACGCTGGGCACCGGATTTGCGACAGCCAAGACGCTGGCCGCCGTGGCGCTGGGGCTGGGGGGTGCCTTTGTCGTCAAAGCCTTCGCCAGCAGCCCGGTCTTTGCCGACCCGCTGCGCGCGCGTCCGGCTGCAAAAGGCTGCGGCTGCGGCCCCTCGCCATTCTCGGGTCAAACCAACTGGCGTTTCTGGGCCGAGGGTGATCGGCGCGATACTTTCCGCGACACGGCGCTGGAAAACGCCCTTTTCCTGACCAAATGGCTGGTGCTGGCCTATCTGATCGAAGCGCTGATGCTGCACTATGTTCCCGCAGACTGGATCGCCGGGGTTCTGGGCGGCAGCGGCGTGTTCCCGATCATTCTGGGCGCATTGGTCGGCGCACCAGCCTACCTAAACGGTTATGCCGCCGTGCCACTGGTCGACGCGCTGCTGGCGCAGGGGATGAGCAATGGCGCGGCGATGTCCTTTGTTATCGCGGGTGGCGTCAGCTGCATCCCGGCAGCGATTGCGGTCTGGGCCCTGGTGAAACCTCGAGTTTTTGTTGCCTACATCGGGCTGGCGATGGTCGGCGCCGTTCTGGCCGGAATGGCGTGGAATGCAGTTGCCTAA
- the rodA gene encoding rod shape-determining protein RodA has translation MSYLEYKIKTVPTGISKVLYLNWPLILLLTAVASVGFLMLFSVAGGNMQPWAEPQMKRFGLGLAAMFVIAMVPIWFWRNMAGLAYAVSILLLLLVEFFGFSGGGAQRWIDLGFMRLQPSELTKVTLVMILAAYYDWLEVERTSHPLWVLVPMALILVPTFLVLKQPDLGTAILLVAGGGIMMFVAGVHWAYFIAVIIAGVGVVYTTLLSRGTDWQLLKDYQFRRIDTFLDPSSDPLGAGYNITQSKIALGSGGFSGRGFMQGTQSRLNFLPEKHTDFIFTTLAEEFGFVGAISLLLLYGLILMFCITSALTNKDRFGSLVTLGVGATFFLFFAVNMAMVMGLMPVVGVPLPLISYGGTAMIVLLAAFGLAQSAHVHRPRGK, from the coding sequence ATGAGTTATCTGGAATACAAGATCAAGACCGTGCCGACCGGGATTTCGAAAGTCCTGTATCTGAACTGGCCGCTGATTCTGCTGCTGACGGCCGTGGCCAGCGTCGGCTTTCTGATGCTGTTCTCGGTCGCGGGCGGCAACATGCAGCCCTGGGCCGAACCACAGATGAAACGCTTTGGCCTTGGGCTGGCGGCCATGTTCGTCATCGCGATGGTGCCGATCTGGTTCTGGCGCAACATGGCGGGCCTGGCCTATGCGGTGTCGATCCTGCTGCTGCTGCTGGTCGAATTCTTCGGCTTCAGCGGCGGCGGCGCCCAACGCTGGATCGACCTTGGTTTCATGCGGCTGCAACCGTCCGAGCTGACCAAAGTCACGCTGGTGATGATCCTCGCCGCCTATTACGACTGGCTAGAGGTTGAAAGAACCTCTCATCCGCTTTGGGTACTTGTTCCCATGGCGCTGATCCTGGTGCCGACCTTCCTGGTCCTGAAACAACCTGATCTGGGCACCGCGATCCTGCTGGTCGCGGGCGGGGGCATCATGATGTTCGTCGCCGGGGTCCATTGGGCGTATTTCATCGCGGTCATCATTGCAGGCGTCGGGGTCGTCTATACGACCCTGCTGTCGCGTGGCACCGACTGGCAGTTGCTGAAAGATTACCAGTTCCGCCGCATCGACACCTTTCTTGATCCCTCATCAGATCCGCTGGGCGCGGGCTATAACATCACCCAGTCGAAAATCGCCCTCGGCTCGGGCGGGTTTTCGGGCCGGGGCTTCATGCAGGGCACCCAGTCGCGCCTGAACTTCCTGCCCGAAAAACACACCGACTTCATCTTCACCACCCTGGCCGAGGAATTCGGCTTTGTCGGGGCCATCTCTTTACTTTTGCTCTATGGGCTGATCCTGATGTTCTGCATCACTTCGGCATTGACCAACAAGGATCGCTTCGGGTCACTGGTCACATTGGGCGTCGGGGCGACATTCTTCCTGTTTTTCGCCGTCAACATGGCCATGGTGATGGGGCTGATGCCCGTCGTCGGCGTGCCGCTGCCACTGATCAGCTACGGAGGAACTGCCATGATCGTTCTGCTTGCCGCATTCGGGCTGGCACAGTCCGCCCACGTCCACAGGCCGCGCGGTAAATGA
- a CDS encoding uracil-DNA glycosylase family protein, whose protein sequence is MATDLAQCTLCAERFAATKTAHAPRPVLWFRQSARLLIAGQAPGMRVHQSGVPFDDPSGERLRDWMGVGRDTFYDRDRIAIVPMAFCFPGYDAKGSDLPPPAVCAKTWRQGVLDSLPSVQLTLLIGGHAQRWHLGTRNVTDTVADWRAHAPAVIPLPHPSWRNTGWLKKNPWFEAELLPVLRARVAEVLG, encoded by the coding sequence ATGGCCACCGACCTTGCCCAATGCACCCTTTGCGCCGAGCGTTTCGCCGCGACAAAAACCGCGCATGCGCCGCGCCCGGTGCTGTGGTTTCGCCAGTCTGCACGGCTGTTGATCGCAGGGCAGGCGCCGGGGATGCGGGTGCATCAGTCCGGCGTGCCGTTTGATGACCCGTCGGGAGAGCGGTTGCGCGACTGGATGGGCGTTGGGCGCGATACTTTCTATGACCGCGACCGGATTGCCATCGTTCCGATGGCATTCTGCTTTCCGGGATATGATGCCAAGGGCAGCGATCTGCCCCCTCCCGCAGTTTGCGCGAAGACCTGGCGACAGGGGGTTCTGGACTCATTGCCATCCGTCCAGTTGACCCTTCTGATCGGCGGGCATGCGCAGCGCTGGCATCTGGGCACCCGCAACGTGACCGACACGGTGGCTGATTGGCGCGCCCATGCCCCCGCGGTGATCCCATTGCCGCATCCGTCGTGGCGCAACACCGGCTGGCTGAAGAAAAACCCCTGGTTTGAGGCTGAGTTGCTACCAGTTCTGCGCGCGCGGGTGGCGGAGGTTCTGGGATGA
- a CDS encoding Na(+)/H(+) antiporter subunit D encodes MATSIPTAYLFFAAAIVLLALPKGQARSILLLVVPIIAGLHVWMLPEGSLATVSFLGLDLDLSRVDRLSRVFALIFCLAAFIGNLFAWHVKDPVQQVAALLYAGSAIGAVFAGDLITLFIYWEGTAIASVFLIWARGTTAAYHTGMRYLIIQIGSGVILLAGVGLVWQETGSLTFGAMTLGSLGTWLIFLSFGIKCAFPLLHNWLQDSYPAATITGAVILSAFTTKLAVYALARGFAGTEILIYIGVFMTLFPIFFAEIENDLRRVLAYSLNNQLGFMVVGIGVGTEMALNGTASHAFAHILYKALLFMSVGAVMFRTGTSKASELGGLYRTMPKTAIFCLIGAASISAFPLFSGFVTKSLILDETASAHYPLIWALLVFASAGVLSHSGIKIPFFTFFAHDSGMRPAEAPTHMLLAMGITAFLCVFIGVFPDTLYAILPYPVEYHPYTMNHVVAQLQLLLFALLAFGVLMRTGMHPPEIRAVNLDTDWTYRKAAPSVIGLAARGLAQVWNAVTGKATRIVEATIARLYRSHGPEGRMASVWPTGAMVLWLGILLGVTLIVSFVS; translated from the coding sequence ATGGCGACTAGCATCCCAACCGCATATCTGTTTTTCGCCGCCGCCATCGTGCTGCTGGCGCTGCCGAAAGGGCAGGCGCGCAGCATCCTGCTGCTGGTCGTGCCGATCATCGCGGGCCTGCACGTCTGGATGCTGCCCGAGGGCAGCCTTGCCACCGTCAGCTTCCTCGGCCTCGATCTCGACCTGTCCCGCGTTGACCGCCTGAGCCGCGTCTTCGCCCTGATCTTCTGCCTCGCCGCCTTCATCGGCAACCTGTTTGCCTGGCACGTCAAGGATCCGGTGCAACAGGTCGCTGCACTGCTGTATGCTGGCTCGGCCATTGGTGCGGTCTTCGCAGGCGACCTCATAACACTGTTCATCTATTGGGAAGGCACGGCCATCGCCTCGGTCTTCCTGATCTGGGCGCGGGGGACGACAGCGGCTTATCACACCGGCATGCGCTATCTGATTATCCAGATCGGATCGGGCGTTATCCTGCTGGCAGGCGTCGGGCTGGTCTGGCAGGAGACCGGCAGTCTGACGTTCGGAGCGATGACACTGGGCAGCCTCGGCACATGGCTGATCTTCCTGTCCTTCGGCATAAAATGCGCCTTCCCGCTGCTGCATAACTGGCTGCAAGACAGCTATCCAGCCGCCACCATCACCGGCGCCGTGATCCTGAGCGCCTTCACCACCAAGCTGGCCGTTTATGCGCTGGCACGCGGCTTCGCGGGCACGGAAATCCTGATCTACATCGGCGTCTTCATGACCCTGTTCCCGATCTTTTTTGCCGAGATCGAGAACGACTTGCGACGGGTGCTGGCCTACAGCCTCAACAACCAGCTGGGCTTCATGGTGGTCGGCATCGGGGTGGGGACCGAGATGGCGCTAAACGGCACAGCCTCCCACGCCTTTGCCCATATTCTTTACAAAGCGCTGCTGTTTATGAGCGTCGGCGCAGTGATGTTCCGTACAGGCACGTCGAAAGCGAGCGAGCTTGGCGGCCTTTACCGTACCATGCCGAAAACCGCGATCTTCTGCCTGATCGGCGCGGCGTCGATCTCGGCCTTTCCGCTGTTTTCCGGCTTCGTGACGAAATCTTTGATTCTGGACGAAACGGCCTCAGCCCATTACCCGCTGATCTGGGCTTTGCTGGTCTTTGCCTCGGCAGGCGTGCTGAGCCATTCCGGCATCAAAATCCCGTTCTTCACCTTCTTTGCCCATGACAGTGGCATGCGCCCGGCCGAGGCGCCGACGCATATGTTGTTGGCGATGGGGATCACCGCGTTCCTGTGCGTTTTCATCGGGGTATTCCCGGATACACTCTATGCGATCCTGCCCTACCCGGTGGAATACCACCCCTACACGATGAACCATGTCGTCGCGCAGTTGCAATTGCTGCTGTTTGCGCTTCTGGCCTTTGGCGTTCTGATGCGCACCGGAATGCACCCGCCTGAAATCCGGGCTGTGAATCTGGACACTGATTGGACGTATCGCAAGGCCGCGCCTTCGGTCATCGGGCTGGCGGCACGGGGGCTGGCGCAGGTCTGGAATGCGGTGACGGGCAAGGCGACGCGGATTGTGGAGGCGACGATCGCGCGGCTTTACCGCAGCCACGGGCCAGAGGGGCGCATGGCCTCGGTCTGGCCGACGGGCGCGATGGTTCTGTGGCTGGGGATCCTGCTGGGCGTGACGCTGATTGTGAGTTTTGTGAGTTAG
- a CDS encoding glyoxylate/hydroxypyruvate reductase A translates to MSVTVLFDAAPANWPRYEGPLAQALQTAGVDATLTTGAPPEQVDFIVYSPGGAITDFTPYTRARAVLSLWAGVERIITNPTLTQPLARMVDPGMTEGMTEWIVAHTMRHHIGMDAHLEAAPGTWQQITPPLARNRRIGLLGLGTLGSAAALALAGLNFNVSGWSRRPRQIDGITCHSGQDGLRDVMVGSEILILLLPQTAGTEGLLNAETLSLMPRGASILNPGRGPLIDDDALLAALDTGQISRATLDVFRIEPLPRDHPFWAHPRVTVTPHIASETRPETAVTIIAENIRRSEAGEPLLHLVDRRAGY, encoded by the coding sequence ATGAGCGTCACTGTCCTGTTCGATGCGGCCCCGGCAAATTGGCCCCGGTACGAAGGTCCTTTGGCGCAGGCGCTGCAGACCGCGGGCGTGGACGCAACGCTGACCACGGGAGCCCCACCGGAACAGGTCGATTTCATCGTTTATTCCCCCGGCGGCGCAATCACTGATTTTACGCCCTACACGCGGGCGCGCGCCGTGCTCAGCCTCTGGGCCGGGGTCGAACGGATCATCACAAACCCGACCCTGACCCAGCCGCTGGCCCGCATGGTCGACCCCGGCATGACCGAGGGCATGACCGAATGGATCGTCGCCCATACCATGCGTCACCACATCGGCATGGACGCCCATCTTGAGGCAGCGCCCGGAACCTGGCAACAGATTACCCCGCCACTGGCCCGCAATCGCCGCATCGGCCTCCTCGGCCTTGGTACGCTTGGGTCTGCGGCCGCGCTGGCCCTTGCAGGGCTGAATTTCAACGTCTCCGGTTGGAGCCGCCGACCCAGACAGATCGACGGGATAACATGCCACAGCGGTCAGGACGGGCTGCGCGATGTCATGGTAGGCTCTGAGATCCTCATCCTCCTGCTGCCCCAGACTGCGGGGACCGAGGGGCTGCTGAACGCCGAAACACTCTCGCTCATGCCGCGCGGCGCTTCGATCCTTAATCCGGGTCGTGGCCCGCTGATCGACGACGACGCGCTGCTGGCGGCCCTCGATACTGGCCAGATCAGCCGCGCCACGCTGGATGTTTTCCGCATCGAACCCCTGCCCCGCGATCACCCGTTCTGGGCGCATCCGCGTGTGACCGTGACGCCGCACATCGCCTCGGAAACCCGCCCCGAAACGGCGGTCACGATCATCGCCGAAAACATCCGCCGCAGCGAAGCCGGCGAACCCCTGCTGCATCTGGTTGACCGCCGTGCAGGTTACTGA